Proteins encoded together in one uncultured Desulfosarcina sp. window:
- the pelG gene encoding exopolysaccharide Pel transporter PelG codes for MAGIGFELKRILNRQTFLADMTAYLYAAMVSSGPWLMSIICLAVLGVYHSTKLGGLNHDLFRTTVVYTYAFSLIMVGIVQMIATRYMADRMYEKKTDLILPTLYTCALMVLVAGTAFSVCGYFFCKVTLLHKFLGVLLFLVTSLIWLCMIFLSAIKDYNGIVNAFALGAVISIAAAICLGRPMGTEGYLAGYLLGQWVTLFWIMAKVCVEFPPRMAWNPDFMKYFKQYWDLVGIGFLFNLGIWIDKIMFWLAPDARVIVPLFTTHDIYEGPVFFAYLTIVPAMAIFLLKIETAFYQHYRQYYAKVVGKRSLTDILAEKATMVNALKSSLRDVFVIQGTVSVLCIVFAPWMIKWINLSSVQIPLFQILLIGSFLQVLLLINVIILFYFDLRRQVLIVSIVFVAGNAGLSVLSIWLGLPFYGYGYTYGCLIALMVAFHQLNANVEDLEYLTFALQPVTA; via the coding sequence ATGGCCGGCATCGGTTTCGAACTTAAAAGAATTCTCAACCGTCAGACGTTTCTCGCCGACATGACGGCCTATCTGTACGCGGCCATGGTGTCGTCGGGTCCCTGGCTCATGTCCATCATCTGCCTGGCGGTCTTAGGGGTTTACCACAGTACGAAGCTGGGCGGGCTGAACCATGACCTGTTCCGCACAACGGTGGTTTATACCTATGCCTTCTCCCTGATCATGGTGGGGATCGTTCAGATGATCGCTACGCGCTACATGGCCGATCGGATGTATGAGAAAAAGACCGACCTGATCCTGCCCACCCTATACACCTGCGCCCTGATGGTGCTGGTGGCCGGCACCGCGTTTTCGGTCTGCGGCTATTTTTTCTGCAAGGTTACCCTGCTGCACAAATTCCTCGGCGTGTTGCTGTTTCTGGTGACCAGCCTCATCTGGCTGTGCATGATTTTCCTGTCGGCCATCAAGGATTACAACGGGATCGTCAACGCGTTCGCCTTAGGGGCGGTGATCAGCATCGCCGCGGCGATATGCCTGGGCCGGCCCATGGGCACGGAAGGGTATCTGGCCGGCTATCTGCTGGGTCAGTGGGTGACCCTGTTCTGGATCATGGCCAAGGTGTGCGTGGAATTTCCACCCCGCATGGCCTGGAACCCGGATTTCATGAAATACTTCAAACAGTATTGGGACCTGGTGGGGATCGGTTTTTTGTTCAACCTGGGCATCTGGATCGACAAGATCATGTTCTGGCTGGCGCCGGACGCCAGGGTGATCGTACCCCTTTTCACCACCCACGACATCTACGAGGGTCCGGTATTTTTCGCCTACCTGACGATCGTGCCGGCCATGGCCATTTTTTTGCTTAAAATCGAGACGGCCTTTTATCAGCACTACCGCCAGTACTATGCCAAGGTTGTCGGCAAGCGCTCGCTGACCGATATCCTGGCCGAGAAGGCCACCATGGTCAACGCGCTCAAAAGCAGCCTGCGGGATGTCTTCGTCATCCAGGGTACGGTCTCCGTCCTGTGCATCGTTTTTGCGCCCTGGATGATTAAATGGATCAACCTTTCGAGCGTGCAGATTCCGCTTTTTCAAATCTTGCTGATCGGATCGTTTTTGCAGGTCCTGCTTTTAATCAATGTGATCATTCTTTTTTATTTCGATCTGCGGCGGCAGGTGCTCATAGTCAGTATTGTTTTCGTGGCCGGCAACGCGGGGCTCAGCGTGCTGAGCATTTGGCTGGGGCTGCCCTTTTATGGCTACGGGTATACCTATGGCTGCCTGATCGCCCTGATGGTGGCCTTTCACCAGTTGAATGCCAATGTCGAAGACCTGGAATACCTCACCTTCGCCCTGCAGCCGGTGACCGCCTGA